A genomic segment from Aegilops tauschii subsp. strangulata cultivar AL8/78 chromosome 1, Aet v6.0, whole genome shotgun sequence encodes:
- the LOC109765352 gene encoding F-box/FBD/LRR-repeat protein At1g13570-like: MAERVRIESSKRNGWPSGGQRMEESALAGRAIPATETEVEIHSGVPCTKRAKLAPPATPSSGGLAVAAGSGEGAPTGSEDQEEQFGPDRINDLPDAILGEVISRLSTREGIRTRMLARRWRPVWPTAPLNLDCREIHVARLFNALETVHVEIISRVSAYSEELARIRYIGTWHQGKTVPGDGSCLPESILSSHVDAIPDHYVEVLELQLVKRLLLVEVDISDFSLQSMINSSCPALECLLLVCNRERHRITINSPNLVSIGIRGEKGKFIIEDAPSLQRLIHDLQSNNMEVFIVSAPKLETLAKFRISLDSTGLMGLATASLSTMRQSVKTLFLAMTYKVDLVIHLLKCLPNLENLFVQGGNIPDGARNIWHPKHRAFLKEHIIHLKTVTLEDYEKSRKNTEFVRFFILNAMELETIRIKFRFPETSCKNFTNSNRSCSCGRIKFPNAPISSYQHAAIICAWI, encoded by the exons ATGGCGGAGAGGGTTAGGATAGAGAGCAGCAAGAGGAATGGATGGCCTAGCGGCGGGCAGAGGATGGAAGAGT CGGCGCTCGCAGGCAGAGCGATCCCAGCAACGGAGACGGAGGTGGAGATCCACTCTGGTGTGCCATGCACCAAGAGGGCGAAGCTCGCGCCACCGGCGACGCCGTCCTCTGGTGGTTTGGCGGTAGCGGCTGGAAGCGGCGAGGGTGCGCCTACCGGATCCGAGGATCAGGAAGAGCAGTTTGGTCCGGACCGCATCAACGACCTCCCGGACGCCATCCTCGGTGAGGTCATCTCCCGTCTCTCCACTAGGGAGGGCATCCGCACTCGGATGCTCGCACGTCGTTGGCGTCCTGTTTGGCCGACCGCTCCTCTGAATCTTGACTGCCGTGAGATCCATGTCGCTCGTCTTTTTAACGCCCTAGAAACAGTTCATGTCGAGATCATCAGTAGGGTCTCTGCCTACAGCGAGGAGCTTGCTCGCATACGATACATCGGAACTTGGCATCAGGGAAAAACAGTTCCTGGTGATGGTTCTTGCCTTCCAGAGTCCATCCTCTCCAGCCATGTGGACGCA ATACCAGACCATTATGTAGAGGTACTTGAACTACAACTGGTCAAGAGACTTTTGCTTGTTGAGGTTGATATATCAGACTTCTCATTGCAAAGCATGATCAACTCTAGTTGCCCTGCACTCGAGTGCCTGCTGCTTGTTTGCAATAGAGAAAGGCATCGAATCACAATAAATTCCCCTAACCTTGTAAGCATCGGCATCCGTGGTGAGAAAGGAAAATTCATCATCGAGGATGCCCcctcacttcaaaggttgatccacGATCTCCAGAGCAATAACATGGAGGTATTCATCGTCTCTGCACCCAAACTGGAGACATTGGCCAAATTCAGGATCTCGCTTGACTCCACAGGTCTTATG GGTTTGGCGACGGCCAGCCTATCTACAATGCGGCAATCTGTCAAAACCTTGTTTTTGGCCATGACTTATAAAGTGGACCTGGTCATTCACTTGCTTAAGTGCCTTCCAAATTTGGAGAACTTGTTTGTTCAG GGAGGAAACATTCCTGATGGTGCAAGAAATATTTGGCATCCCAAGCACCGTGCGTTTCTCAAAGAACACATCATTCATTTAAAGACAGTAACACTGGAAGATTATGAAAAAAGTAGGAAGAACACTGAGTTTGTGAGGTTCTTTATTCTGAATGCAATGGAGCTAGAGACCATAAGGATTAAGTTTCGCTTCCCTGAGACTTCATGCAAGAATTTTACGAACAGCAacagaagttgttcctgtgggaGAATAAAGTTTCCAAACGCGCCCATCTCAAGTTATCAGCATGCTGCAATCATCTGTGCTTGGATTTGA